A genome region from Bradyrhizobium sp. WSM1417 includes the following:
- a CDS encoding alpha/beta fold hydrolase — protein MPSFHNGAVEIAYLDEGEGDPIILVHGFASSKNVNWVYPTWVSELRKNGRRVIALDNRGHGESAKLYEPAQYSIPTMAGDVLALMDHLAIPQADLMGYSMGGRMTAWLSLNEPQRLRSAILGGIGIGGLIEGTGPGENVAKALEAPSLDDVTDPVGRTFRAFADQTRSDRKALAACLRGTRDLMTKDEAARIDVPVLIAVGSADDVAGSASALGAIIPGSEVLDIPNRDHMRAVGDKVYKTGVLDFLSRRA, from the coding sequence ATGCCGAGCTTTCACAACGGCGCCGTTGAAATTGCCTATCTCGACGAAGGCGAGGGCGATCCGATCATCCTGGTGCACGGCTTTGCCTCCAGCAAGAACGTGAACTGGGTCTATCCGACCTGGGTCTCGGAGCTGCGCAAGAACGGCCGCCGCGTCATTGCGCTCGACAATCGCGGCCATGGCGAAAGCGCAAAGCTCTACGAGCCCGCGCAGTACTCGATCCCGACCATGGCCGGCGACGTGCTCGCGCTGATGGATCACCTCGCCATCCCGCAGGCCGATCTCATGGGCTATTCGATGGGCGGACGGATGACGGCCTGGCTCTCCCTCAACGAGCCGCAGCGCCTGCGTTCGGCAATCCTCGGCGGCATCGGCATCGGCGGCCTGATCGAGGGCACCGGGCCCGGCGAGAACGTCGCGAAGGCGCTGGAAGCGCCCTCGCTCGACGACGTCACCGATCCCGTCGGCCGCACGTTTCGTGCTTTTGCAGACCAGACCCGTTCCGACCGCAAGGCGCTGGCCGCCTGCCTGCGCGGCACGCGCGATCTCATGACGAAGGACGAAGCCGCGCGCATCGACGTGCCCGTGCTGATCGCGGTCGGCAGCGCCGACGACGTCGCAGGATCCGCCAGCGCACTCGGCGCCATCATCCCGGGTTCGGAAGTGCTCGACATTCCGAACCGCGATCACATGCGGGCGGTCGGCGACAAGGTCTACAAGACCGGCGTGCTCGATTTCCTGTCACGCCGCGCTTGA
- the cysE gene encoding serine O-acetyltransferase produces MAVHQVNPGGKLATLDPIWDRIRGEAEDIVHREPELATFIYSTVLHHSRLEDAVIHRVADRLDHSALSGDLVRQTYDEALRDDPDLGNAFRADLVAVYDRDPATSRFIDPLLYFKGFHAIQTHRLAHWLYLKGRKDFAYYLQSRASAVFQTDINPAARIGRGIFLDHATGFVCGETALIEDDVSILHGVTLGGTGKENEDRHPKIRHGVLIGAGAKILGNIEIGHCARIAAGSVVVKPVPHNVTVAGVPAKVVGEAGCAEPSRTMDQMINAMGL; encoded by the coding sequence ATGGCAGTGCATCAGGTCAATCCGGGAGGAAAGCTCGCAACGCTCGATCCGATCTGGGATCGGATCCGCGGCGAAGCGGAGGACATCGTCCATCGCGAGCCGGAGCTTGCGACCTTCATCTATTCGACGGTGCTGCATCACAGTCGCCTGGAAGATGCGGTGATCCATCGGGTCGCCGACCGGCTCGATCACTCCGCGCTGTCGGGCGATCTCGTGCGCCAGACTTATGACGAGGCGCTGCGCGACGATCCCGATCTCGGCAACGCCTTTCGCGCCGATCTCGTGGCCGTCTACGACCGCGACCCCGCGACTTCGCGCTTCATCGATCCCTTGCTCTATTTCAAGGGCTTTCACGCCATCCAGACCCACCGCCTCGCGCATTGGCTCTATCTGAAGGGCCGCAAGGATTTTGCGTACTATCTGCAGAGCCGGGCGTCTGCGGTATTCCAGACCGACATCAATCCCGCCGCGCGCATCGGCCGCGGCATCTTCCTCGACCACGCCACCGGCTTCGTCTGCGGTGAGACGGCGCTGATCGAGGACGACGTCTCGATCCTGCATGGCGTCACGCTCGGCGGCACCGGCAAGGAGAATGAGGATCGCCATCCGAAAATCCGTCACGGCGTCCTGATCGGTGCCGGCGCGAAGATCCTCGGCAACATCGAGATCGGTCACTGCGCGCGCATCGCGGCGGGCTCGGTGGTGGTCAAACCCGTGCCGCACAACGTGACGGTCGCAGGCGTGCCCGCCAAGGTCGTCGGCGAAGCCGGCTGCGCCGAGCCGTCGCGCACCATGGATCAGATGATCAACGCCATGGGACTTTGA
- a CDS encoding FAD-binding domain, which translates to MRTVLISGAGIAGPTLAYWLRAGGYEPTLVERAPALRRGGYVIDFWGLGYDIAERMGLLPAIESAGYRVREMRIVDDRGRRVAGFGTNVLDDLTGGRYVTLARSDLSRLLYGTVRDGVETIFDEEIVGLEQQSEWVDVQLRRGGSRRFDLVVGADGLHSQVRSLAFGSIETFERNLGYGVAAFETRGYRRRDENVYLMHNRPGRMIGLFALRDDRTLFLFVFRGDAGGPAAKAQLRDLYRDAGWECPDILNELERADDLYCDRVSQIRMDGWSRGRVALIGDAAFCVSLVAGQGSALAMISAYVLAGELARADGRHEEAFSAYETRLRSYIGAKQRGAERFAAAFAPRTSWGLWFRNQVVRAFSLPGAARLAIGRDLADKLDLPSYRWRDHKEIGV; encoded by the coding sequence ATGCGAACTGTGCTGATCTCCGGGGCGGGGATTGCCGGGCCGACGCTCGCTTATTGGCTGCGTGCCGGAGGATACGAGCCGACGCTGGTTGAGCGCGCGCCCGCGCTTCGTCGTGGCGGCTACGTGATCGATTTCTGGGGACTGGGCTACGACATCGCCGAGCGGATGGGGCTGTTGCCGGCGATCGAAAGCGCCGGCTATCGCGTCAGGGAAATGCGGATCGTCGACGATCGCGGCCGGCGAGTCGCCGGATTTGGTACGAACGTCCTCGACGATCTCACAGGCGGGCGTTACGTCACTCTGGCACGAAGCGATCTGTCGCGCCTGCTGTACGGTACGGTCCGCGATGGTGTTGAAACGATCTTCGATGAGGAGATCGTTGGCCTGGAGCAGCAGTCCGAATGGGTCGACGTCCAGTTGCGGCGCGGCGGGAGCCGACGTTTCGATCTCGTCGTCGGTGCTGACGGCCTGCATTCGCAGGTACGCAGCCTTGCGTTCGGCTCGATCGAGACATTCGAGAGGAATCTCGGCTATGGCGTCGCGGCATTCGAAACCCGCGGCTATCGCCGTCGCGACGAGAATGTGTATCTGATGCACAACCGGCCGGGCCGTATGATTGGCCTTTTCGCGCTGCGCGATGATCGCACCTTGTTCCTCTTCGTGTTTCGCGGCGATGCAGGCGGGCCTGCCGCAAAGGCACAGCTGCGTGATCTCTATCGCGACGCCGGCTGGGAATGCCCAGACATTCTGAACGAACTCGAGCGCGCCGACGATTTGTATTGCGACCGGGTCAGCCAGATCAGGATGGACGGCTGGTCGCGGGGCCGCGTCGCGCTGATTGGAGACGCTGCGTTCTGCGTCTCGCTCGTCGCCGGGCAGGGCTCGGCTCTGGCCATGATCTCTGCCTATGTGCTTGCGGGAGAACTCGCACGCGCCGACGGGCGCCACGAGGAAGCATTCAGCGCCTATGAGACCCGCCTTCGCAGCTATATCGGCGCCAAGCAGCGCGGAGCCGAGCGCTTCGCCGCGGCATTTGCACCGCGGACGTCATGGGGATTGTGGTTTCGCAATCAGGTCGTGAGGGCGTTCTCCTTGCCAGGCGCGGCGAGACTCGCTATTGGCCGAGACCTTGCCGACAAGCTGGATCTGCCGAGTTATCGCTGGCGCGATCACAAGGAGATCGGCGTTTGA
- a CDS encoding DUF3126 family protein, with amino-acid sequence MDVKEVRKLDAYLKRVFGNPKIRVVPRPKKDDSAEVYIGEEFIGVLFVDDEDDDRSFQFQMAILEDDLVDQE; translated from the coding sequence GTGGACGTCAAGGAAGTTAGGAAGCTCGACGCGTATTTGAAGCGCGTATTCGGCAATCCCAAGATCCGCGTCGTGCCGCGGCCGAAGAAGGATGATTCCGCCGAGGTCTATATCGGCGAGGAATTCATCGGTGTGCTCTTCGTCGATGACGAGGACGACGATCGCTCGTTCCAGTTCCAGATGGCGATCCTCGAGGACGATCTGGTCGACCAGGAGTGA
- a CDS encoding zinc-finger domain-containing protein: MSDHVVPHFHNDAGVPVIEIGSQEFMCVGANPPFDHPHVFLDLGNDNEIICPYCSTLYRFAADLKAGEARPPECVLKDKVA; encoded by the coding sequence ATGTCCGACCATGTCGTCCCGCACTTCCACAACGATGCCGGTGTCCCCGTCATCGAAATCGGCTCGCAAGAGTTCATGTGCGTGGGCGCCAACCCTCCGTTCGATCATCCGCACGTCTTCCTCGACCTCGGCAACGACAACGAGATCATCTGCCCCTACTGCTCGACGCTGTACCGTTTCGCCGCCGACCTGAAGGCGGGCGAAGCCCGTCCGCCGGAATGCGTCCTGAAAGACAAGGTGGCCTGA
- a CDS encoding caspase family protein yields the protein MGALRLLVLLLFAIWLGAAPAQAERRVALVIGNSAYKSVPRLANPVNDATLVGGMFKKAGFDVVDTKLDLSVVDMRKALREFGAKARDADVAVIYYAGHGIELDGNNYLIPTDAALETDTDVFDETFPLDRVLFAIEPAKQLRLVILDACRDNPFAKTMKRTVASRAIGRGLAKIEPTSPNTMIAFAAKAGSTASDGDSRNSPFSTALVERLPTPGLDLRKAFGFVRDDVLKNTGYKQEPYVYGSLGGDDVPLVPAKPAAAPGPQASPQDAVRRDYELALQAGEKDAWQAFLRTYPDGFYADLAKVQLRKIEAEQARASAADRARQAEDEKARLAADRAKKAEQDKAAAAAKLAEDARLAAEKAKQVEEARAAAAEQRRKEAETAVAKALADKQAAEKALADKIASDKAAADQSAKLAAEKKDQIDSEQKVAAVAPASSPPSLSPQETARLVQSELRRVGCLSAAADGDWNASSQRSLSTFNKYAGTKFDAKLASFEALDAIKAKPGRVCPLICDHGFRADGDACVKIACRAGYRVNDDNECEKAQEKKPVATRDDAQKKDAERKQSEGSPSRPQAKSNGQIFCSTAGCRPVRPGCHLELSRLAGVGQWEICN from the coding sequence GTGGGCGCGCTTCGGTTATTGGTTTTATTGCTTTTTGCGATCTGGCTTGGCGCCGCTCCGGCGCAGGCCGAGCGGCGTGTCGCGCTCGTGATCGGCAACTCCGCCTACAAGAGCGTGCCCCGGCTCGCCAACCCCGTGAACGACGCCACGCTGGTCGGCGGCATGTTCAAAAAGGCAGGCTTCGACGTTGTCGATACCAAGCTCGATCTCAGCGTCGTCGACATGCGCAAGGCGCTTCGTGAGTTTGGGGCCAAAGCGCGCGATGCGGACGTGGCCGTGATCTACTACGCCGGCCACGGCATCGAGCTGGACGGCAACAATTATCTGATCCCCACGGACGCGGCGCTGGAGACCGACACCGACGTGTTCGACGAAACCTTCCCGCTGGATCGGGTGCTGTTTGCCATCGAACCGGCGAAGCAGCTCCGTCTCGTCATCCTGGACGCCTGCCGCGACAACCCGTTCGCCAAGACCATGAAGCGCACCGTGGCCTCGCGCGCGATCGGTCGCGGCCTTGCCAAGATCGAGCCGACCAGCCCGAACACCATGATCGCATTTGCGGCCAAGGCCGGCTCGACCGCCTCGGATGGCGACTCCAGGAACAGCCCGTTCTCGACAGCTCTGGTCGAGCGTCTGCCGACGCCGGGCCTCGACCTGCGCAAGGCCTTCGGCTTCGTCCGCGACGACGTCCTCAAGAACACCGGCTACAAGCAGGAGCCCTATGTATACGGCTCGCTCGGCGGCGACGACGTCCCGCTGGTCCCGGCGAAGCCGGCAGCCGCTCCTGGACCGCAGGCAAGCCCTCAGGATGCGGTTCGCAGAGACTACGAGCTGGCCTTGCAGGCAGGCGAGAAAGACGCATGGCAGGCCTTCCTGCGGACGTACCCGGATGGCTTCTATGCTGACCTCGCCAAGGTCCAGTTGAGGAAGATCGAAGCTGAGCAAGCACGCGCCTCCGCCGCCGACAGGGCCCGGCAGGCCGAAGATGAGAAAGCACGGCTCGCGGCGGACCGCGCCAAGAAGGCCGAGCAGGACAAGGCGGCGGCTGCCGCGAAACTCGCCGAGGACGCCCGGCTCGCGGCCGAGAAGGCCAAGCAGGTCGAGGAGGCGAGAGCTGCCGCTGCTGAGCAGCGAAGGAAAGAGGCGGAGACGGCCGTCGCCAAGGCGCTTGCCGACAAGCAGGCGGCTGAAAAGGCTCTCGCAGACAAGATCGCGAGCGACAAGGCAGCGGCTGATCAGTCCGCAAAACTCGCGGCCGAGAAGAAGGACCAGATCGACAGCGAGCAGAAGGTCGCGGCCGTTGCGCCAGCGTCGTCGCCGCCGAGCCTGTCGCCTCAGGAGACCGCAAGGCTGGTTCAGTCCGAGCTGCGCCGGGTCGGATGTCTGTCCGCGGCTGCTGACGGCGACTGGAACGCCTCATCGCAGAGGTCGCTCTCGACGTTCAACAAGTATGCCGGAACCAAGTTCGACGCCAAGCTCGCGAGCTTCGAAGCTCTCGATGCGATCAAGGCCAAACCGGGCCGGGTCTGCCCATTGATTTGTGATCACGGTTTCAGAGCCGATGGCGACGCCTGCGTCAAGATCGCCTGCCGCGCTGGTTATCGCGTGAACGACGACAATGAATGCGAAAAGGCGCAGGAGAAGAAGCCGGTTGCTACACGTGACGATGCACAGAAGAAGGACGCCGAGCGAAAGCAGTCCGAGGGCAGCCCCTCAAGACCGCAGGCCAAGTCCAATGGTCAGATATTTTGTTCGACAGCTGGTTGTCGCCCCGTTCGACCGGGATGCCACCTTGAATTGAGCCGCTTGGCTGGAGTCGGACAATGGGAGATCTGCAATTGA
- a CDS encoding PaaI family thioesterase, which translates to MNDAAANLPPGAQLLGREWLGFDESGHALIRFQAQPAFTNRHGTIQGGFLAAMLDSATGITALAAIAADLTLVTRSLDTHFLKPVGVGTITARARIVERTEREMVVQADLVDVHGVTVADATARLRILRKS; encoded by the coding sequence GTGAACGATGCAGCAGCAAACCTCCCGCCGGGCGCCCAGTTGCTGGGACGGGAATGGCTTGGCTTCGACGAGAGCGGGCATGCACTGATCCGCTTCCAGGCTCAGCCGGCTTTCACCAACAGGCACGGGACGATCCAGGGCGGATTTCTGGCCGCGATGCTGGATTCAGCCACGGGAATTACCGCGCTTGCGGCCATCGCTGCGGACCTCACGCTCGTGACACGGAGCCTCGACACGCATTTCCTGAAGCCCGTCGGCGTCGGGACGATTACGGCGAGAGCACGCATCGTCGAGAGAACGGAGCGCGAGATGGTCGTGCAAGCCGATCTCGTCGATGTGCACGGGGTGACGGTCGCGGATGCCACCGCGCGACTGCGCATTCTCAGGAAGAGCTAA
- a CDS encoding FAD-dependent monooxygenase produces the protein MALSRTIVIAGAGIGGLTAALALAARGFRIVVLEKAERLEEVGAGLQLSPNASRVLAELGLTERLKLRTVIPEAVSIMSARAGGELLRMPLGEAAAARAGAPYWVVHRADLQSALAGAVSDHPDIDLKLGATFEDVAPHAKGLTVVHRSGTIRRSDLASALIGADGIWSTVRQHLFPEVQPRFSGLIAWRGTLDATQLPKDYTARRVQLWMGPNAHLVAYPIAGGRQINVVAVLPGTWNRPGWSTPGDPREVMDAFAAPHWPAAARMMLATVDSWRKWALFGVPDDCPWSQGPVALLGDAVHAMLPFAAQGAGMAIEDAAVLAQHLSPEGAESTTGITAALRQYGRTRQTRVRRVQRTARQQGRIYHFTGPLAYARDLAVRALGPERMLARQDWIYGWRP, from the coding sequence GTGGCGCTCTCCCGAACGATTGTCATCGCCGGTGCCGGCATCGGTGGACTGACCGCTGCGCTTGCGCTCGCGGCCCGCGGCTTCCGCATCGTCGTACTGGAAAAGGCCGAGCGGCTCGAGGAAGTCGGCGCCGGTCTGCAACTCTCTCCCAATGCCAGCCGCGTGCTGGCCGAGCTCGGCCTCACCGAGCGCCTCAAGCTGCGTACCGTGATCCCGGAGGCGGTCTCGATCATGAGCGCGCGGGCCGGCGGCGAACTCTTGCGCATGCCGCTGGGAGAAGCCGCCGCCGCCCGCGCCGGCGCTCCCTATTGGGTGGTGCACCGCGCCGACCTGCAATCCGCACTCGCCGGCGCAGTCTCCGACCATCCCGATATCGACCTGAAACTCGGCGCGACCTTCGAAGACGTCGCGCCTCACGCCAAGGGGCTGACGGTCGTCCATCGCAGCGGCACGATCCGGCGCAGCGATCTCGCCAGTGCGCTGATCGGCGCGGACGGCATCTGGTCGACGGTGCGCCAGCATCTGTTTCCCGAGGTGCAGCCGCGCTTCTCCGGGCTGATTGCCTGGCGCGGCACGCTCGATGCCACGCAGCTGCCGAAGGACTACACCGCGCGCCGGGTCCAGCTCTGGATGGGCCCGAATGCCCATCTCGTCGCCTACCCGATCGCGGGCGGACGCCAGATCAACGTGGTCGCGGTGCTGCCGGGCACCTGGAACAGACCTGGCTGGAGCACGCCCGGCGATCCCCGCGAGGTGATGGACGCCTTCGCCGCGCCACATTGGCCGGCAGCGGCGCGCATGATGCTCGCCACGGTCGATAGCTGGCGGAAATGGGCGCTGTTCGGCGTCCCCGACGACTGCCCCTGGAGCCAAGGCCCGGTCGCGCTGCTCGGCGACGCCGTGCATGCGATGCTGCCGTTTGCGGCGCAGGGCGCCGGCATGGCGATCGAGGATGCCGCCGTGCTCGCGCAGCATTTGAGCCCTGAGGGCGCCGAGAGCACCACGGGCATCACGGCTGCGCTCAGACAATACGGCCGTACGCGCCAGACGCGCGTGCGGCGGGTGCAGCGGACCGCGCGGCAGCAAGGCCGCATCTATCATTTCACTGGCCCGCTCGCATACGCGCGCGATCTTGCGGTCCGCGCCCTCGGCCCGGAACGCATGCTGGCACGGCAGGACTGGATTTACGGCTGGCGACCCTGA